In a single window of the Mesorhizobium shangrilense genome:
- a CDS encoding GNAT family N-acetyltransferase, which produces MTVIESNGVRTGPAHAVGVDDLAISAYYRETWARPVSLSLPRFYRWQFVAPPENEGLDWNCVAVRDGAILGVMGLNRRTFLLDGRPRRAAELTTWVVSEAARGLGVGKGIMQSLQATHDFMVGFGISEMAMPIYAASGFRRLGQIPRYFRVLDEAAVAHVARIDPLGRRLIAHGKGGTDRAYHAREAEAASLGEIGAAASGRANLFKRDAAALAWRYEDHPVFDYRLYHVTDAARPGTGAAVILRSDETGGLRFLHVVDVFGDPADMDAAVAFIDGFARDTGAAFADVTCSHSATAGHFLAADWFSTNDDYFCQLSHLFYPFELRQPQTTSAVVWSRDDRAQAFDFGRLMLTKGDLDLDRPTIAYYEAHGRAQE; this is translated from the coding sequence ATGACCGTGATTGAATCGAATGGGGTGCGTACCGGCCCCGCGCATGCCGTCGGCGTCGACGACCTCGCGATCTCCGCATACTATCGCGAGACTTGGGCGCGGCCCGTCTCGCTCAGCCTGCCGCGGTTCTATCGCTGGCAGTTCGTGGCCCCGCCCGAGAATGAGGGGCTGGATTGGAACTGCGTCGCCGTGCGCGACGGCGCAATCCTGGGCGTCATGGGACTGAACCGGCGGACATTCCTGCTGGACGGGCGTCCGAGGCGGGCAGCCGAGCTGACAACCTGGGTGGTCTCGGAAGCGGCACGCGGGCTGGGCGTCGGCAAGGGCATCATGCAGAGCCTCCAGGCAACGCACGACTTCATGGTCGGTTTCGGCATCAGCGAGATGGCCATGCCGATCTATGCCGCCTCCGGATTCAGGAGGCTTGGCCAGATCCCGCGCTATTTTCGCGTCCTCGACGAGGCGGCGGTGGCGCATGTCGCCAGGATCGACCCGTTGGGGCGGCGTCTCATCGCGCATGGGAAAGGCGGAACCGATCGTGCCTATCACGCGCGAGAGGCAGAGGCGGCGTCGCTTGGCGAGATAGGGGCAGCGGCTTCGGGCCGCGCCAATCTGTTCAAACGCGACGCGGCGGCGCTTGCCTGGCGCTACGAGGATCACCCGGTTTTCGACTACCGTCTCTATCACGTCACGGACGCGGCTCGTCCCGGAACCGGCGCGGCTGTGATCCTGCGCAGCGACGAGACCGGGGGGCTGCGTTTCCTGCATGTGGTCGACGTCTTCGGCGATCCTGCCGACATGGACGCGGCGGTGGCCTTCATAGACGGCTTCGCGAGGGACACGGGGGCGGCCTTCGCCGACGTGACGTGTTCGCATTCCGCGACCGCAGGACATTTCCTCGCAGCGGACTGGTTCTCCACCAATGACGACTACTTCTGCCAGCTCTCGCATCTGTTCTATCCATTCGAACTGAGGCAGCCGCAGACGACCTCGGCGGTCGTCTGGTCGCGGGACGACCGGGCGCAGGCGTTCGATTTCGGCCGGCTGATGCTGACCAAGGGCGACCTCGATCTCGATCGCCCGACGATCGCCTACTACGAGGCTCACGGGCGCGCTCAGGAATAA
- a CDS encoding SDR family NAD(P)-dependent oxidoreductase, whose product MNQIDLAGQTAIVTGGAQGLGFAMAKRIVASGAKVCLWDMDAKLLDQAVADLGAAARGVVVNVADAEAVADAHKRSEADLGPVSIVVNSAGIAGANHPLDVYPLDEWRRVIDINLNGTFYVNRAVVPSMKERNYGRIVNIASVAGKEGNPNASAYSASKAGVIGLTKSLGKELAGFNIAVNCITPAAARTRIFDQMKQEHIDYMLSKIPRARFLELDEAANMVAWLVSAENSFTTASTFDLSGGRATY is encoded by the coding sequence ATGAACCAGATCGATCTTGCCGGCCAGACGGCAATTGTGACCGGCGGCGCGCAGGGGCTCGGCTTCGCCATGGCCAAACGCATCGTCGCATCGGGCGCCAAGGTCTGCCTGTGGGACATGGACGCCAAGCTGCTCGACCAGGCGGTGGCCGATCTCGGCGCTGCCGCCCGCGGCGTCGTCGTCAACGTGGCCGACGCCGAGGCCGTGGCCGATGCGCACAAGCGCAGCGAAGCCGATCTCGGGCCGGTTTCGATCGTCGTCAACTCGGCCGGCATCGCGGGCGCCAACCATCCGCTCGACGTCTACCCGCTCGACGAGTGGCGCCGCGTCATCGACATCAACCTCAACGGCACGTTCTACGTGAACCGCGCCGTCGTGCCGTCGATGAAGGAGCGCAACTACGGCCGCATCGTCAACATCGCCTCCGTCGCCGGCAAGGAAGGCAACCCGAACGCCAGTGCCTATTCGGCGTCGAAGGCCGGCGTCATCGGCCTGACCAAGTCGCTCGGCAAGGAGCTAGCCGGCTTCAACATCGCGGTGAACTGCATCACCCCGGCAGCGGCGCGCACGCGCATCTTCGACCAGATGAAGCAGGAGCACATCGACTACATGCTGTCGAAGATCCCGCGCGCCCGCTTCCTCGAGCTGGACGAGGCGGCGAACATGGTCGCCTGGCTGGTGTCGGCGGAGAACAGCTTCACCACCGCTTCGACTTTCGATCTCTCAGGCGGCCGCGCAACGTACTGA
- a CDS encoding sugar kinase, with protein MLQGSIVTIGEILIEIMATTRGQGFREAQPLVGPFPSGAPAIFIDQVGKLGHPAAIVSAVGDDDFGFLNLDRLRRDGVDVSAVAIHAGAATGSAFVRYRPDGGNRDFVFNMRDSAAGRIGATPEAHAVLATAGHLHVMGSGLPVPAVFNMVRNALPAIKARGGTVSFDPNMRKEILERADGKAAFDMVLAAADYFLPSGEELQLVTGEADESRAVAKLLAAGVREIVLKRGATGASHFDRNGRTDAPGFAVDEIDPTGAGDSFGAAFIVCRLMGKSPAEALRYANAAGARTVTVQGPMEGTSTFAELDAFMARAANGAQA; from the coding sequence ATGCTTCAAGGCAGCATTGTCACGATCGGGGAGATCCTGATCGAGATTATGGCGACGACGCGCGGCCAAGGCTTTCGCGAGGCGCAGCCGCTGGTCGGGCCGTTCCCGAGCGGTGCGCCGGCCATCTTCATCGACCAGGTCGGTAAGCTCGGCCATCCCGCGGCAATCGTCTCGGCGGTCGGCGACGACGATTTCGGCTTCCTCAACCTCGACCGCCTGCGCCGCGACGGCGTCGATGTCTCTGCCGTGGCGATCCATGCGGGTGCGGCAACCGGCAGCGCCTTCGTGCGCTACCGTCCAGACGGCGGCAATCGCGACTTCGTCTTCAACATGCGCGACAGCGCGGCCGGCCGCATCGGCGCGACGCCGGAGGCGCACGCCGTCCTCGCGACCGCCGGCCACCTGCACGTGATGGGCTCAGGGCTGCCAGTTCCTGCCGTATTCAACATGGTCCGGAACGCGCTCCCCGCCATCAAGGCGCGTGGCGGCACGGTGTCGTTCGACCCCAACATGCGCAAGGAGATACTGGAGAGAGCGGACGGCAAGGCCGCCTTCGACATGGTGCTGGCGGCCGCGGACTACTTCCTGCCCTCCGGCGAGGAGCTGCAGCTCGTCACCGGAGAAGCGGACGAGAGCCGCGCCGTCGCCAAGCTGCTCGCGGCAGGCGTCAGGGAGATCGTGCTGAAGCGCGGGGCCACGGGCGCCAGCCATTTCGACCGCAATGGCCGCACCGATGCACCGGGCTTCGCGGTCGACGAGATCGATCCGACCGGCGCCGGCGATTCTTTCGGCGCCGCCTTCATCGTGTGCCGCCTAATGGGGAAAAGCCCCGCCGAAGCGCTGCGCTATGCCAATGCCGCCGGCGCCCGCACGGTGACGGTGCAGGGGCCGATGGAGGGGACGTCCACCTTCGCCGAACTCGACGCCTTCATGGCGCGCGCCGCGAACGGAGCGCAGGCATGA
- a CDS encoding D-tagatose-bisphosphate aldolase, class II, non-catalytic subunit — MSAVDLRTLAEARRKGETRGITSVCVAHPRVIRAALRHGRALGRPVLIEATCNQVNQDGGYTGLRPVDFRRMVLEIAEAEGFDPAQLILGGDHLGPNPWRKLGVDEAMAKAETMVAAYVAAGFTKIHLDASMGVAGEPEALDDETTARRAARLAAAAERAAKEAGTPTPLYIIGTEVPTPGGATHALDHVVPTSHAAAEQSIAAHRQVFAASGLDAAFDRVIALVVQPGVEFGHESVVEYAPEQARDLISMLDGQPQFVFEAHSTDYQPGGKLARLVADGFAILKVGPGLTFAMREALYGLDCIAAELDPGYGGRALADSMERLMLAEPGFWQSHYRGTPQEQHALRHYSFSDRIRYYWPHPLAQAAVKRLMQTLDGRTIPQTLVSQFLPRQADGATAAFADKLIEAAIVRVLDDYAKACEPA, encoded by the coding sequence ATGAGCGCCGTCGACCTCCGCACGCTGGCCGAGGCGCGCCGCAAAGGCGAAACGCGCGGCATCACCTCCGTCTGCGTCGCCCATCCGCGCGTCATCCGCGCCGCGCTGAGGCACGGCCGCGCGCTCGGCCGCCCGGTCCTGATCGAGGCGACCTGCAACCAGGTCAACCAGGACGGCGGCTACACCGGCCTGCGGCCCGTCGACTTTCGCCGCATGGTGCTGGAAATCGCCGAGGCCGAGGGCTTCGACCCGGCGCAACTCATCCTCGGCGGCGACCATCTCGGTCCCAACCCCTGGCGCAAGCTGGGCGTGGACGAAGCGATGGCCAAGGCCGAGACCATGGTTGCAGCCTATGTCGCGGCCGGCTTCACCAAGATCCATCTCGACGCGAGCATGGGCGTCGCCGGCGAGCCGGAAGCGCTGGACGACGAGACGACCGCACGCCGCGCCGCAAGACTTGCGGCCGCCGCGGAGCGTGCGGCGAAGGAGGCCGGAACCCCGACGCCGCTCTACATCATCGGCACCGAGGTGCCGACGCCCGGTGGCGCCACGCACGCGCTCGACCACGTTGTCCCCACCTCCCACGCTGCCGCCGAGCAAAGCATCGCCGCGCACCGCCAGGTCTTCGCAGCAAGCGGCCTCGACGCAGCCTTTGACCGCGTTATCGCACTCGTCGTGCAGCCCGGCGTCGAATTCGGCCACGAGAGCGTGGTCGAATACGCACCTGAGCAGGCGCGCGACCTGATCTCGATGCTCGACGGGCAGCCGCAGTTCGTTTTCGAGGCGCATTCGACCGACTACCAGCCGGGCGGAAAACTGGCCCGGCTCGTCGCCGACGGCTTCGCGATCCTGAAAGTCGGCCCCGGCCTCACCTTCGCCATGCGCGAAGCGCTCTACGGGCTCGACTGCATAGCGGCCGAGCTCGACCCGGGTTATGGCGGCCGCGCGCTGGCCGATTCGATGGAGCGGCTGATGCTCGCCGAACCCGGTTTCTGGCAGAGCCACTACCGGGGCACGCCGCAGGAGCAGCATGCTCTGCGCCACTACAGCTTCAGCGACCGCATCCGCTATTACTGGCCCCACCCCCTGGCACAGGCGGCGGTGAAGCGGCTCATGCAGACGCTCGACGGCCGGACTATCCCGCAGACACTGGTCTCGCAGTTCCTGCCGCGCCAGGCGGACGGAGCGACTGCCGCGTTTGCCGACAAACTGATCGAGGCGGCCATCGTGCGCGTGCTCGACGACTATGCGAAAGCTTGTGAGCCCGCGTGA
- a CDS encoding type II toxin-antitoxin system Phd/YefM family antitoxin: protein MEISVSEAKAQLTDLVRQAEAGEEVILTRDGRPVVRLVPIRSKPTREERAAVLEAVRAAGAAAKKDDWPSAARSQDFLYGDDGLPA from the coding sequence ATGGAAATCTCCGTTTCCGAAGCGAAAGCACAGCTGACCGACCTCGTCCGCCAGGCCGAGGCGGGCGAGGAGGTCATCCTCACGCGGGACGGCAGGCCGGTTGTGCGGCTGGTGCCGATCAGGTCAAAACCGACGCGCGAGGAGCGGGCAGCGGTGCTCGAGGCCGTACGCGCGGCTGGAGCCGCCGCCAAGAAAGACGACTGGCCATCGGCAGCCAGAAGCCAGGATTTCCTCTACGGTGACGACGGTTTGCCGGCTTGA
- a CDS encoding AGE family epimerase/isomerase, translating into MKNTSFVSTASGSSKALPAHRNWLMARAEDLFDFFQQRTFNPKGGFFDLDPAGRPLNADNPIRPIHTTARMVHCFVIGSLLGRPGSDAVVDHGLKYLWEQHRDSKHGGYFWSMDDDGPKDATKQGYGHAFVLLAASSGKLLGHPLADKLLADVTEVLETRFWEDRHGAIAEEFNADWTPFAEYRGQNSNMHLTEALMAAFEATGDKVYLDKAERIADLIIRRHAGDNGFRVGEHFDTEWNLDRDYRAVNEMFRPSGTTPGHALEWSRLILQLWVLGGRRQEWMPHASTELFRQSVELGWDREQGGFFYTLDWNDRPAMRHKLWWPSCEAIGAASFLIEHAPSAFHEEWYRRVWNVIADHHLDREHGGWFEQLTEDMQPSFTLFAGKADIYHAVQACLIPLFPATGSLTRVIPAAGKGWLVDRDQAGKPSSP; encoded by the coding sequence GTGAAGAATACCAGTTTCGTCTCGACGGCGTCCGGCTCCTCGAAGGCGTTGCCTGCGCACCGCAACTGGCTGATGGCGCGGGCGGAGGACCTGTTCGACTTCTTCCAGCAGCGCACCTTCAACCCCAAGGGCGGCTTCTTCGACCTCGACCCGGCTGGACGCCCGCTGAACGCGGATAATCCTATACGGCCGATCCACACGACCGCACGCATGGTGCACTGCTTCGTCATCGGCAGCCTGCTCGGCCGGCCGGGGTCTGACGCGGTTGTCGATCACGGGCTGAAATATCTCTGGGAGCAGCACCGCGACAGCAAGCATGGCGGCTACTTCTGGTCGATGGACGACGACGGCCCGAAGGACGCGACCAAGCAGGGGTACGGCCATGCCTTCGTGCTGCTGGCGGCATCGAGCGGCAAGCTGCTCGGGCATCCGCTGGCCGACAAGCTGCTGGCCGACGTGACCGAGGTCCTTGAGACCCGCTTCTGGGAGGACCGGCACGGGGCGATCGCAGAGGAATTCAACGCCGACTGGACGCCGTTTGCCGAGTATCGCGGACAGAACTCCAACATGCACCTGACCGAGGCGCTGATGGCCGCCTTCGAGGCGACGGGCGACAAGGTCTATCTCGACAAGGCGGAACGGATCGCCGACCTGATCATCCGCCGCCACGCCGGCGACAACGGCTTTCGCGTGGGGGAGCACTTCGACACCGAATGGAACCTCGACCGCGACTACCGCGCGGTGAACGAGATGTTCCGGCCCTCCGGCACGACGCCTGGCCACGCGCTGGAATGGTCGCGGCTGATCCTGCAGCTGTGGGTGCTGGGCGGACGCAGGCAAGAATGGATGCCGCACGCCTCCACGGAGCTGTTCCGGCAGTCGGTGGAGCTGGGCTGGGACCGGGAGCAGGGCGGCTTCTTCTACACGCTCGACTGGAACGACCGCCCCGCCATGCGCCACAAGCTGTGGTGGCCGTCATGCGAGGCGATCGGGGCGGCGAGCTTCCTCATCGAGCATGCGCCGAGCGCCTTCCATGAGGAGTGGTACCGCCGCGTCTGGAACGTCATCGCAGACCACCACCTCGACCGTGAGCACGGCGGCTGGTTCGAGCAGTTGACCGAGGACATGCAGCCGAGCTTTACGCTGTTTGCCGGCAAGGCCGACATCTACCACGCGGTGCAGGCCTGCCTGATCCCGCTCTTCCCGGCGACGGGAAGCCTGACCAGGGTCATCCCGGCGGCAGGGAAGGGGTGGCTGGTAGACCGCGATCAAGCCGGCAAACCGTCGTCACCGTAG
- a CDS encoding ABC transporter substrate-binding protein: protein MKKLITALAALAIGATAMVTSAVAQEKKTIALIPGLTTDAFYITMRKGAQAAADALGVELVFQGGPEFNPTVQVPVLDAVIARKPDAILIAPTDTTQLVAPLKKAQDAGIPVITVDTFIGTGKYQTGAGDADFPLSYIASDNVLGGRMAARALANAIGGEGKVFVSNVKPGISTTDQREEGFKLEMKENFSKIEVLETQFNENDANKAASLLQAVFARNSDLKGVFGANLFSAIGSANGVQQAGQTGAIKVVAFDAPTSIVDNINTGLVDVAIAQHPAEIGYYGVMSAYAHLSGQSIPTLIGTGFTVIDKSNVGDPNVAKYIYSE from the coding sequence ATGAAGAAGTTGATTACCGCATTGGCGGCGCTCGCGATCGGCGCGACCGCAATGGTCACCAGCGCGGTGGCCCAGGAGAAGAAGACCATCGCCCTCATCCCGGGCCTGACCACCGACGCGTTCTACATCACCATGCGCAAGGGCGCGCAGGCGGCCGCCGACGCGCTCGGCGTGGAGCTGGTGTTCCAGGGCGGACCGGAGTTCAACCCGACCGTCCAGGTGCCGGTGCTCGACGCGGTGATCGCGCGCAAGCCTGACGCCATTCTGATCGCGCCGACCGACACGACCCAGCTCGTCGCTCCGCTGAAGAAGGCGCAGGACGCCGGCATCCCGGTGATCACCGTCGACACCTTCATCGGCACCGGCAAGTACCAGACCGGCGCCGGCGACGCGGACTTCCCACTCTCCTACATCGCTTCCGACAACGTGCTCGGCGGCCGCATGGCAGCGCGCGCGCTCGCCAATGCGATCGGCGGCGAAGGCAAGGTGTTCGTCTCCAACGTCAAGCCCGGCATCTCGACGACCGACCAGCGCGAGGAAGGCTTCAAGCTGGAGATGAAGGAGAACTTCTCGAAGATCGAGGTGCTCGAGACGCAGTTCAACGAGAACGACGCCAACAAGGCCGCCTCGCTGCTGCAGGCCGTCTTCGCCCGCAACTCCGACCTCAAGGGCGTGTTCGGCGCCAACCTGTTCTCGGCCATCGGCTCGGCCAACGGCGTGCAGCAGGCTGGCCAGACCGGCGCCATCAAGGTGGTCGCCTTCGACGCGCCGACCTCGATCGTCGACAACATCAACACGGGCCTGGTGGACGTCGCGATCGCCCAGCACCCGGCCGAGATCGGCTACTACGGCGTGATGTCGGCCTATGCCCACCTCTCGGGCCAGTCGATCCCAACCCTGATCGGCACCGGCTTCACGGTGATCGACAAGTCGAACGTAGGCGACCCGAACGTCGCCAAGTACATCTACTCGGAGTGA
- a CDS encoding ABC transporter permease subunit, producing the protein MNSQSQASETTHVAPQADHADRAKTLVQRIADLRAWLFLAALIVGFEIWARVDFGGTFILNPFNLQSIAIFAVAPLLLAMGQTFVIISGGIDLSLGFIMGLAAVVAAHVINWLSPGMPLPLAVLFGACVAICVAAIPGTINGLLVSRLKVPPFIGTLGMFGVARGVAFLLAGGTVVPVSGNSFFSTLGNGRFMNVPYIVIITAIFVLVMHYLLSQTKFGQHNYAIGANVQAARRAGIDIKWHLLRLYILSAVCAGIAGVLYSARFNAGAAQAGEPLLLDSVAAVVIGGASLFGGSGTILGTVAGAFVIAVIQYGLVFVNVEPFWQFISVGVVIIISVLIDQAQRRFSGGRVDE; encoded by the coding sequence ATGAACTCACAATCCCAGGCGTCCGAAACCACCCACGTCGCGCCGCAGGCCGACCACGCGGACCGCGCCAAGACGCTCGTTCAGCGCATCGCCGACCTCCGCGCCTGGCTGTTCCTGGCCGCGCTGATCGTCGGGTTCGAGATCTGGGCGCGTGTGGACTTCGGCGGCACCTTCATTTTGAACCCCTTCAACCTCCAGTCCATCGCCATCTTCGCGGTGGCTCCGCTGCTGCTTGCGATGGGGCAGACCTTCGTCATCATCTCCGGCGGCATCGACCTTTCGCTCGGCTTCATCATGGGCCTCGCAGCGGTGGTCGCCGCCCACGTCATCAACTGGCTGAGCCCCGGCATGCCGTTGCCGCTGGCCGTGCTCTTCGGCGCCTGCGTCGCCATCTGCGTCGCGGCGATCCCCGGCACCATCAACGGGCTGCTCGTCTCGCGCCTCAAGGTGCCGCCCTTCATCGGCACGCTCGGCATGTTCGGCGTGGCGCGCGGCGTCGCCTTCCTGCTCGCCGGCGGCACCGTCGTGCCGGTCAGCGGCAACAGCTTCTTCTCCACGCTGGGCAACGGCCGCTTCATGAACGTGCCCTACATCGTCATCATCACCGCCATCTTCGTGCTGGTGATGCACTACCTGCTCAGCCAGACCAAGTTCGGCCAGCACAACTACGCCATCGGCGCCAATGTGCAGGCGGCGCGCCGTGCGGGCATCGACATCAAGTGGCACCTGTTGCGCCTCTACATCCTGTCAGCCGTCTGCGCTGGCATCGCGGGCGTGCTCTACTCGGCCCGCTTCAATGCGGGCGCGGCGCAGGCCGGCGAGCCGCTGCTGCTCGATTCCGTGGCGGCAGTGGTCATCGGCGGCGCCAGCCTCTTCGGCGGCTCTGGCACCATCCTCGGGACCGTGGCGGGCGCGTTCGTCATCGCCGTCATCCAGTACGGGCTGGTATTCGTCAACGTGGAGCCCTTCTGGCAGTTCATCAGCGTCGGCGTCGTCATCATCATCTCGGTGCTGATCGACCAGGCGCAACGGCGTTTCAGCGGAGGCCGCGTCGATGAGTAA
- a CDS encoding ATP-binding cassette domain-containing protein has product MSNDVNGATPLLEVRHLSKNFGAVEALKELSVTVKAGEVVALAGDNGAGKTTLIKAISGVYKPSSGEILLKGEPVNFSTPQEARDKGIETIYQDLALADNLSIGANIFLGREPMRKVLGFLPVLDRKTMADAAKKTMSLLDFHVNRLEAPVSNFSGGQRQAVAIGRAVFWNAQILIMDEPTAALGVPEQRKVIQLIHQLKAQGRGVIFISHNLQDIFAVSDRIVVLRRGVLAGERKISETNHDEVVKLMVGG; this is encoded by the coding sequence ATGAGTAACGATGTCAACGGGGCGACGCCCCTCCTCGAGGTCCGCCACCTCTCCAAGAACTTCGGCGCCGTGGAGGCGCTGAAGGAACTGTCGGTGACCGTCAAGGCCGGCGAGGTCGTGGCGCTCGCAGGCGACAACGGCGCCGGCAAGACCACCCTCATCAAGGCGATTTCCGGCGTCTACAAGCCGTCGAGCGGCGAGATCCTGCTCAAGGGCGAGCCGGTCAACTTCTCGACGCCGCAGGAGGCGCGGGACAAGGGGATCGAGACGATCTACCAGGACCTCGCGCTGGCCGACAATCTGTCGATCGGCGCCAACATCTTCCTCGGCCGCGAGCCGATGCGGAAGGTGCTCGGCTTCCTTCCCGTGCTCGACCGCAAGACGATGGCGGACGCGGCCAAGAAGACGATGAGCCTGCTCGACTTCCACGTGAACCGTCTGGAGGCGCCGGTCAGCAACTTCTCCGGCGGCCAGCGGCAGGCGGTGGCGATCGGCCGGGCGGTGTTCTGGAACGCCCAGATCCTCATCATGGACGAGCCGACGGCCGCACTCGGCGTGCCCGAACAGCGCAAGGTCATCCAGCTCATCCACCAGCTCAAGGCGCAGGGCCGCGGCGTCATCTTCATCTCGCACAACCTGCAGGACATTTTTGCCGTCTCCGACCGCATCGTGGTGCTGCGGCGCGGCGTGCTTGCCGGCGAACGCAAGATCTCCGAGACCAACCACGACGAGGTGGTCAAGCTGATGGTCGGCGGCTGA
- a CDS encoding CopG family transcriptional regulator codes for MRTTLAIDDDVLAAAKALAEQQRRSVGEVISELARQSLKRPLPARHRNGIPLLEVKEGGAPVTLEMVNALRDELP; via the coding sequence GTGCGCACGACCCTGGCCATTGATGACGATGTGTTGGCTGCTGCCAAGGCGCTTGCTGAACAGCAGCGCAGAAGCGTTGGCGAGGTCATCTCGGAGCTTGCTCGCCAGTCGCTGAAAAGACCACTGCCGGCCCGGCATCGAAACGGCATTCCGTTGCTCGAGGTGAAGGAGGGCGGCGCCCCGGTGACGCTGGAGATGGTCAATGCGCTTCGCGATGAGCTACCGTGA
- a CDS encoding TA system VapC family ribonuclease toxin: MTFLLDVNVLIALIDPLHVAHDISHAWFEQKGHKAWATCPITENGVIRIVGSSRYQNSPGSPAAVAAMVRQLRSLPGHAFWSDDISLIDYDALDTDRILLSSQVTDTYLLALAQSNGGQLATLDRRLLTTALSDGSASLHMIGGH; the protein is encoded by the coding sequence GTGACGTTTCTGCTCGATGTGAATGTCCTCATCGCGCTGATCGACCCACTGCACGTCGCCCATGACATCTCGCATGCGTGGTTCGAACAAAAAGGTCACAAAGCTTGGGCCACATGCCCCATCACGGAGAATGGGGTCATTCGCATCGTTGGAAGTTCCAGATATCAGAATTCGCCCGGTTCACCCGCTGCCGTAGCTGCGATGGTCCGGCAGTTGCGGTCCCTTCCAGGTCACGCCTTCTGGTCCGATGACATCAGCCTGATAGACTATGACGCGTTGGACACCGATCGGATCCTCCTGTCTTCACAGGTAACCGACACCTATCTACTTGCGCTGGCTCAATCGAATGGCGGTCAATTGGCGACACTCGACCGGCGGCTTTTGACCACCGCTCTGTCTGATGGATCGGCCTCGCTTCATATGATCGGGGGGCACTGA
- a CDS encoding ROK family protein codes for MTGAPLAIGLDLGGTQLRAALVSRSGEVLKRTAVATAASAGPEAVVGQLAEVAREIAEGVALAEIAGVGISAPGPLDAVNGRIIWAPTLAGFRDVPIAALLAQRLGLPVRLENDGIAAALGEWRFGAGRALSNLAYVTVSTGIGGGVVCDGRVLRGRRGMAGHVGHMTIVEDGDICSCGNSGCWEAYASGTAFTRRARLRATDAADTLLGEDMEAIDARRVFEAAARGDPLAGELVAEEADYLGIGIANLLHLYSPDIVIIGGGMANGFGEMQEGIARRVQRSAMPAFRDVPVVRAELGDNSGLIGAAAMVFGEG; via the coding sequence ATGACCGGCGCGCCGCTCGCCATCGGGCTCGACCTCGGCGGCACACAGCTGCGCGCCGCATTGGTGAGCCGCAGCGGCGAGGTCCTCAAGAGGACGGCGGTTGCCACAGCGGCTTCCGCCGGCCCTGAGGCGGTCGTCGGCCAGCTTGCGGAGGTAGCGAGGGAGATTGCCGAGGGCGTTGCCCTTGCGGAGATCGCCGGCGTCGGCATCTCGGCTCCCGGGCCGCTCGACGCGGTCAACGGCCGCATCATCTGGGCGCCAACCCTGGCGGGTTTCCGCGACGTCCCGATCGCGGCGCTGCTTGCGCAGCGGCTCGGCCTGCCCGTGCGCCTCGAGAATGACGGCATCGCCGCAGCGCTCGGGGAATGGCGGTTCGGTGCGGGAAGGGCGCTTTCGAACCTTGCCTATGTCACCGTGAGCACCGGCATCGGCGGCGGGGTCGTCTGCGACGGACGCGTGCTGCGCGGCCGCCGGGGCATGGCCGGGCACGTCGGCCATATGACCATCGTGGAAGACGGCGACATCTGTTCCTGCGGCAACAGCGGCTGTTGGGAAGCCTATGCTTCGGGCACCGCATTCACGCGACGCGCACGGCTGCGCGCTACGGACGCCGCGGATACCCTGCTCGGCGAGGACATGGAAGCGATCGACGCCCGCCGCGTGTTCGAGGCGGCTGCACGCGGCGACCCGCTGGCGGGCGAACTGGTGGCCGAGGAGGCGGACTACCTCGGCATCGGCATCGCCAACCTGCTCCACCTCTACAGCCCCGACATCGTGATCATCGGCGGCGGCATGGCGAACGGCTTTGGCGAGATGCAAGAAGGGATTGCCCGGCGCGTCCAGCGTTCGGCCATGCCGGCGTTTCGCGACGTGCCGGTGGTGAGGGCAGAACTGGGCGACAATTCAGGGCTGATCGGCGCTGCGGCGATGGTGTTCGGGGAGGGGTGA